In Thermococcus camini, a genomic segment contains:
- a CDS encoding Eco57I restriction-modification methylase domain-containing protein — protein MRRGHGIVWKDFLDYETLKEKLKSMGYPELDNVKTVWQTWYKGYSEKEVPPGDEVWFRLRPLDMDPVEDRDRILIIKNCGGKHRDCVSYLRAILNRETIGLVDPAEDYGDVVENMKLLSKEELRRTSLPGRPQYAIVFSKRGLTFIGPSATQSIDTIIKSPGKISTAFQEKLKSLARSFSKPEKYVVVSIDKLTDKSVAKYYLPKVWQEIFDRRDIIEEFFQLFKLARDYMYRELQGITDDMEKRQFVDEFMLQLLIVWYLQSKGFLPEGNEKPYLIEKFLEVKDKGEYSYFEFLKKLFNVMMGNVEGCELGEDGAFAECPDLGRVFITGPAPFLTSLEKIEQVRIPNRVFYFSTEDGIKRGLHYLITVNPLRSRGNKNLLESMLQDELNEGGVPVLAIFESRDWTVEGVDGEIDRYVIGAIFEKLLDPEARKGRGAYYTPEEITKYIAENTIKPYLIDKLNQKFGTKYQTLDEFFNDEKADRTLKERQYEFLFNELRNLKVLDPAVGSGHFLESAIEVLVDIYRQIRNAVLEYGFDELKFTITTADKKGELVNIPITKLRAGDEFKLKIMFYVIISRNIYGVDIDPRAVSLARARLFLTLTESFDPSGIYIRFPNVHFNIRPGNSLIGFTTIEELQNLLMKEEKNRLDRWLTLTKRPPRGSSSRANLSLSTDTKEYIESIEKKLNSTTSKGVVDELRILKANLDSQLTRELMMRFLRLKSRLAEILLVSLDTRHAREIIRLLEEMTGAVNGNLNREFAEILAERIREKEGKKGRITSDQLKELLDDLSKIGSFHWPWEFPEVFMRENPGFDVVIGNPPYGEINRIVPDEDLAKLLSLMFKSKKVSGYRLQGEGRKVNIYKVFLERSYDLLTTHGYFGMIFPAPFLNDSTSIGLRKTFFEKGVVERILEFPEKTRVFKGVTQAVTVMLLQKVYEKDGNGETGDYDFGLVAGIAPPELGDLDGLTPVKVNKTSLKGLTDGTYTVPLIKNQEEWDKLSRLSELPKLNTFGIEMKQGDINETKDKEFLGDEPGDPKVLLIKGIHLDRYYVDLRPDGPKPRWVKDFNRLLEKYPSVSENIKKERIGWRAVVNKAQVPRLKFSLIPKNVVLTHAVDFMVVNEGGVSPKYLLALLNSRLLDWFFQKFSSSNNVTMPEVRRLPIVIADKKTQSVLGRLVEYLTFLKVMEREARDKRDALRCRELFKFFDDLREVIVCSLYFGEKGVPVDEIEGLLEDIQFDEWFAEYHIRGLTGEREKFDELSKEIFTRVEKIGSSIMKKLDRERIFTALQYEPIIPIEKRFQRPLI, from the coding sequence ATGAGAAGAGGGCACGGAATTGTATGGAAGGACTTTCTCGACTACGAGACCCTTAAGGAGAAACTCAAGAGCATGGGATATCCAGAACTCGACAACGTTAAAACAGTCTGGCAGACGTGGTATAAGGGATACAGTGAGAAGGAAGTGCCTCCCGGGGATGAAGTGTGGTTCCGATTGAGGCCACTGGATATGGATCCGGTTGAAGACAGGGACAGGATACTTATCATAAAGAACTGTGGAGGTAAACACAGAGACTGTGTAAGCTATCTCAGAGCCATCTTAAACCGTGAGACAATAGGGCTTGTTGATCCTGCTGAGGATTACGGTGATGTTGTAGAGAACATGAAATTGCTCTCAAAGGAGGAGTTAAGAAGAACCAGTTTGCCGGGACGCCCCCAATACGCCATCGTTTTTTCAAAAAGAGGACTAACATTCATAGGCCCATCCGCCACCCAGAGCATTGACACCATTATAAAATCTCCAGGCAAAATCTCAACTGCATTTCAGGAAAAACTCAAAAGTTTGGCACGTTCATTCAGCAAGCCGGAGAAGTACGTCGTCGTCTCGATAGATAAGCTAACCGATAAGTCCGTGGCAAAGTATTACCTCCCCAAGGTGTGGCAGGAGATATTTGACAGGAGGGATATTATAGAGGAGTTCTTCCAGCTCTTTAAGCTCGCCAGGGATTACATGTACAGGGAACTTCAGGGAATAACCGACGACATGGAAAAACGTCAATTCGTGGATGAGTTCATGCTCCAGCTTCTGATCGTGTGGTACCTCCAGTCAAAGGGCTTCCTCCCAGAAGGGAATGAAAAACCGTACCTAATTGAAAAGTTCCTCGAAGTGAAGGATAAGGGGGAGTACTCCTACTTCGAATTCCTCAAGAAGCTGTTTAACGTTATGATGGGTAACGTTGAAGGCTGCGAGTTGGGAGAGGACGGGGCATTTGCAGAGTGTCCTGACCTCGGAAGAGTTTTCATAACCGGCCCCGCACCCTTCTTAACATCCCTCGAAAAAATTGAACAGGTAAGGATCCCAAACAGGGTCTTCTACTTCTCCACAGAAGACGGTATAAAAAGGGGACTGCATTATCTGATAACGGTCAACCCCCTGAGAAGCAGGGGAAACAAAAATCTCCTTGAGAGCATGCTTCAGGATGAGCTGAATGAAGGGGGTGTTCCAGTTTTAGCCATTTTCGAGAGCAGGGACTGGACTGTAGAGGGCGTCGATGGAGAGATAGATAGGTATGTTATCGGGGCAATATTCGAAAAGCTCCTTGACCCCGAAGCCAGAAAGGGCAGGGGGGCGTATTACACGCCCGAAGAAATAACCAAGTACATCGCTGAGAACACCATAAAACCCTACCTCATTGATAAGTTAAACCAGAAATTCGGGACGAAGTACCAGACACTGGATGAATTCTTTAATGATGAAAAAGCAGATAGGACTTTAAAAGAAAGGCAGTATGAGTTCCTGTTCAATGAACTGAGGAATTTAAAGGTACTTGATCCTGCAGTTGGCAGCGGCCATTTCCTTGAGAGTGCCATTGAAGTTCTGGTCGATATCTACAGGCAGATACGAAATGCAGTTCTCGAATATGGCTTTGACGAGTTAAAGTTCACCATAACCACAGCCGATAAAAAAGGAGAACTCGTTAACATCCCCATAACAAAACTCAGGGCGGGCGATGAATTCAAGTTGAAGATCATGTTTTATGTCATAATCTCCCGCAACATCTACGGAGTTGATATTGACCCAAGGGCCGTCAGCCTGGCGAGGGCGAGGCTTTTCCTGACGCTGACGGAGAGCTTCGATCCAAGCGGCATCTATATCCGGTTCCCCAACGTCCACTTCAATATACGTCCAGGGAACAGTTTGATAGGATTCACAACAATCGAGGAACTTCAGAATCTCCTGATGAAGGAGGAGAAAAACAGGCTTGACAGATGGCTCACCCTTACCAAACGTCCCCCCAGAGGGAGCTCTTCCAGGGCCAACTTATCACTGAGCACGGATACAAAAGAATACATAGAATCCATCGAGAAGAAGCTCAATTCGACCACAAGCAAAGGAGTAGTCGACGAATTAAGGATATTGAAAGCGAATTTAGATTCACAGCTCACCAGAGAGCTCATGATGCGCTTTTTAAGGTTGAAGAGCAGGCTGGCGGAAATACTGCTCGTATCACTGGACACCAGGCACGCACGCGAGATAATCAGACTGCTGGAGGAGATGACGGGTGCCGTAAACGGTAACCTCAACCGCGAGTTTGCGGAGATTCTGGCAGAACGCATAAGAGAGAAGGAGGGGAAGAAGGGTAGGATAACAAGCGACCAGCTTAAGGAGCTCCTGGATGACCTCTCAAAGATCGGCTCCTTCCACTGGCCCTGGGAGTTCCCCGAGGTGTTTATGAGGGAAAACCCCGGGTTTGACGTGGTTATAGGGAACCCGCCATATGGGGAGATAAACAGGATTGTCCCGGATGAAGACCTCGCAAAGCTGTTGAGTTTGATGTTCAAAAGTAAAAAAGTATCCGGATATAGGTTGCAGGGTGAAGGGAGAAAAGTCAACATATACAAAGTCTTCCTTGAACGCTCCTATGATCTCTTAACAACACACGGTTACTTTGGGATGATATTCCCCGCGCCGTTCCTCAACGACTCCACCTCCATAGGGCTCAGGAAAACCTTCTTTGAAAAAGGGGTTGTGGAAAGGATACTTGAGTTCCCGGAGAAGACGAGGGTATTCAAGGGTGTGACACAGGCTGTGACGGTGATGCTTCTTCAAAAAGTTTATGAAAAAGATGGGAACGGGGAAACTGGAGACTATGATTTTGGGCTCGTGGCTGGAATAGCACCACCGGAACTCGGAGACCTCGATGGGCTGACTCCGGTGAAAGTCAACAAAACCTCCCTTAAGGGACTAACGGATGGGACTTATACAGTGCCCCTCATAAAGAACCAGGAAGAGTGGGACAAACTCTCCCGTCTTTCGGAGCTACCAAAACTCAACACTTTTGGGATTGAAATGAAACAGGGCGATATCAATGAAACAAAAGATAAGGAGTTCCTCGGCGACGAACCCGGCGATCCCAAGGTGCTCCTCATAAAGGGCATCCACCTGGATCGCTACTACGTCGACCTCCGACCGGATGGCCCAAAGCCGAGGTGGGTAAAGGACTTTAACAGGTTGCTCGAAAAGTATCCCTCCGTCAGTGAGAACATAAAGAAGGAAAGAATCGGATGGAGGGCAGTTGTCAACAAGGCACAGGTGCCCAGGTTGAAGTTTTCGCTGATACCGAAAAACGTCGTGCTCACCCACGCGGTCGACTTTATGGTGGTGAACGAAGGCGGGGTGTCCCCAAAATACCTCCTTGCCCTCCTCAACTCCCGTCTTCTCGACTGGTTTTTCCAGAAGTTCTCCTCATCAAATAATGTTACGATGCCCGAGGTCAGGAGGTTGCCCATAGTAATCGCCGATAAAAAAACACAGAGCGTCCTCGGAAGGCTCGTGGAATATTTAACATTCTTGAAGGTTATGGAAAGGGAAGCTAGAGATAAAAGAGACGCCCTTAGATGTAGGGAGCTGTTCAAGTTCTTCGATGATTTGAGGGAGGTGATAGTTTGCTCGCTATACTTTGGGGAAAAGGGTGTTCCCGTCGATGAGATCGAGGGGTTGCTTGAGGATATACAATTCGACGAGTGGTTCGCGGAATACCACATTAGGGGACTGACTGGAGAAAGAGAAAAGTTCGATGAGCTATCCAAGGAGATATTTACCAGGGTTGAGAAGATAGGCTCATCAATTATGAAGAAACTCGACAGAGAACGCATTTTCACGGCATTACAGTATGAACCGATAATCCCCATTGAGAAAAGATTTCAGAGACCACTGATTTAG
- a CDS encoding EVE domain-containing protein codes for MAYWLCITNRDNWEVIKEKNVWGVAKRHRNTIAKVKPGDKLVFYVKQERKNKEILEPKIVGIYEVVSEPYTDSSKIFKSPPHLNETYPLRIKVKPVKLGEVDFKPLIPKLNFITNKKRWSGHLMGKAMREIQEGDYRLIESLL; via the coding sequence ATGGCTTACTGGCTCTGTATAACCAATAGAGATAATTGGGAAGTTATAAAAGAAAAGAACGTCTGGGGCGTTGCTAAGAGACACAGGAACACAATCGCTAAAGTCAAGCCCGGTGATAAGCTCGTCTTCTACGTCAAGCAGGAGCGAAAGAACAAGGAAATCCTTGAGCCAAAGATCGTCGGAATTTATGAGGTCGTGAGCGAGCCTTATACTGACTCAAGCAAGATATTCAAGAGCCCGCCGCATCTCAACGAGACCTATCCTCTCAGGATCAAGGTCAAGCCCGTAAAGCTCGGCGAGGTTGACTTCAAGCCCCTCATCCCAAAGCTCAACTTCATCACCAACAAGAAGCGCTGGAGCGGGCACCTGATGGGTAAGGCGATGAGAGAAATCCAGGAGGGAGACTACAGGCTGATTGAAAGCCTGCTTTGA
- a CDS encoding DUF302 domain-containing protein: MIEARLVFNGTFDEAEAKVKEVLPQAGFAVVWEQDFTAVVKNKLGIDMPKYKTLGLCNAKIFYELWKRNEEIGMVAPCHLLLYEEDGKVHAKMAVPDEFWDEEVLAEPFNRVVELLKEIGFN; encoded by the coding sequence ATGATTGAGGCCAGGTTAGTGTTTAATGGGACTTTCGATGAGGCTGAGGCGAAAGTCAAGGAGGTTCTTCCGCAGGCTGGTTTTGCCGTCGTCTGGGAGCAGGACTTCACGGCTGTTGTGAAGAACAAGCTCGGCATTGACATGCCGAAGTACAAGACTCTTGGCCTGTGCAATGCTAAGATCTTTTACGAGCTGTGGAAGAGGAATGAGGAGATCGGCATGGTTGCGCCGTGCCACCTGCTCCTTTATGAGGAAGACGGTAAGGTTCACGCGAAGATGGCTGTGCCGGACGAGTTCTGGGACGAGGAGGTTCTTGCTGAGCCCTTCAACAGGGTCGTCGAACTCCTCAAAGAGATCGGGTTCAATTGA